The following proteins are co-located in the Eptesicus fuscus isolate TK198812 chromosome 9, DD_ASM_mEF_20220401, whole genome shotgun sequence genome:
- the CLDN19 gene encoding claudin-19 codes for MANSGLQLLGYFLALGGWVGIIASTALPQWKQSSYAGDAIITAVGLYEGLWMSCASQSTGQVQCKLYDSLLALEGHIQSARALMVVAVLLGFVAMILSVVGMKCTRVGDSNPLAKGRIAISGGALFLLAGLCTLTAVSWYATLVTQEFFNPSTPVNARYEFGPALFVGWASAGLAMLGGSFLCCTCPEPERVNSSPQPYRPGPSAAAREPILKLSASSKAPLGV; via the exons atGGCCAACTCGGGCCTCCAGCTCCTGGGCTATttcctggccctgggtggctgggtgggcaTCATCGCCAGCACAGCCCTCCCGCAGTGGAAGCAGTCCTCCTATGCGGGCGACGCCATCATCACCGCCGTGGGCCTCTACGAAGGGCTCTGGATGTCCTGCGCCTCCCAGAGCACCGGGCAGGTGCAGTGCAAGCTCTACGACTCGCTGCTTGCCCTGGAAG gtcACATCCAGTCAGCAAGAGCCCTGATGGTGGTGGCTGTGCTCCTGGGCTTCGTGGCCATGATCCTCAGCGTCGTGGGCATGAAGTGCACCCGGGTCGGAGACAGCAACCCCCTCGCCAAGGGCCGCATTGCCATCTCTGGGGGGGCCCTCTTCCTTCTGGCCG GCCTCTGCACCTTGACTGCAGTCTCATGGTATGCCACCCTGGTCACCCAGGAGTTCTTCAACCCGAGCACCCCTGTCAATGCCAG GTACGAGTTTGGCCCAGCCTTGTTCGTGGGCTGggcctctgccggcctggccatGCTGGGGGGTTCCTTCCTTTGCTGCACGTGCCCAGAGCCTGAGAGAGTCAACAGCAGCCCGCAGCCCTACCGGCCGGGCCCCTCAGCTGCAGCCAGAGA ACCAATTCTTAAATTGTCTGCCTCCTCCAAGGCCCCCCTGGGTGTGTAa